In Osmerus mordax isolate fOsmMor3 chromosome 16, fOsmMor3.pri, whole genome shotgun sequence, the genomic stretch ctctcctctggcctctcATCCAGGTGCATAGCTGCAGGCAGCTACATTTAAAGAGgtaaattcaaaaccaacaaattcgctGGTGTTAAAATtttaatattaagtattcaatgccttttacaattcaaaacaatgtcactgatttgcttctgtagttatgtttttaaaagaattcaGCGTAATTTGACTTATTGAAGTGATTTATTGTGGGGTTAAGTCGCTATTCTGGATGATGACCTACTTTACAGAACACTGCTACCTCCATCTTCCCACCCGATCCCCCAGTTAAGCGTTTCCACCGCTGAGGATAGACCCAGAAATACCTCCTGTGACCTGGGATGGTTCTGACCTGGGCCTCGCTAAAACAAGGCAGCGGCGCCCTCTGCTGTCTGAGCGGAGCAACGACACgcgatttattttctcttttttattttattattatcatcacTTAGTTTCACTCCATACAGAAATAATTCTTAATCTTCATAACATTCTTTAGGTGTTTCGTGTTGGCagcagtatttttttttttcctcacctCCTAGCGACGTACAAGAATGAGTACAAACACAACATGCTGAGCCGTCCCTcggaacacacatgcacgtgcacacacagctTCAATAAATAGTACTCACTCAAAGATGGCGCCCTACAGTCCAGTCAAACTCCACATCCAAACACGAAGAAACTTAAAACGAAGAATGAAGACGATCCCTAAGTAGCAAAAATTAAGAAATAATAATAGGCCacatctttcttcttctctctctccgtcatggcaaaaaaaaactttatatatataaaaaaactcaAGGGTCATCGTCTGGCCTTTTGGGAGTTTTGGATTAAGACATTCAATTAAACAGCAGAGAAGTGCCAATGTTTCCACCGTGTAACCAAATTCCAGACAGTGTCTCAACGGTGATGGTACATGTCGTGCCAAACGGTCGCTAGTCCACAAACATCTTCGACTGATGCATTTACTCTTCTCTAAATTAAAACATCAATTCAACATCGTATTTTATCAGTTTTTTAGGCGGGATGTGGGGGATCTGCATATTtgttaaaaatataaaataacgaTTAACTGCCAAACATGAATATTCCAATACTTGTTCTGTTCATTATGAGGCAAATCCTGTTGTTTTAAAACCACCATTTAGTTTAGTGATGAACTGGGGTTTATCTGTTATGATTTTAACGGAAAGATTGTCCAGTAAATACTGccacatcatcatcatactTCAAATCAACTTAAAAATGGGTTTACCCTGGTGAACAAATTAGACGAGTCTGGAACAGGTAAAAATGGCATGCTACCATCTTTTTAAGAGTCAACCAGCTCTCAAACTGAAACTAGACTTCCCTCAAATCGAAGCTCAGATTATTTCCATTATTCAAAAACAAACTGAAAGCATATAAAGACCTTTGACTTTCAGGATCAGTGACTTCTTTAAGGCAGGCAGAAACACAAcgctacgtacacacacacacacaactaaagtCTGACAAACAAGTCGAACGCACACAGATTAAACTCCACCCAGGATCAACTGTCGGCAAACGTCACACAAGCATGACGataatgtatataaaaaaaagagaaaataaattaaaaaaaacattcaacaaaaaaaaaactaaaaggagCAAAGACGACAAGCTCTATATTTGGCAGGTGTGCACAGTCTGTAAACAACAAAGAATCACTTGAGGGACAGCCCAGAATGCACCTCTTCTTCCTGTTTCTGGGAAAAGCACCAATGATATCGTGAGGGGGCGTGGTCATGCCATCAGCAGTGATATCTCTAGTTTTAgttaccaccccccacccctctcctcatcacCATCAAACTAAACATGATCAACAGCTACTtggcccctccctccagtcctggcTGCAGCCCAGCTCCAGTCAGGTCTGATCATGCAGGGGTGGGTCTCAATCCTCTCCACACAGATCGAGACACAGCCGACAGCAACCCACCCAGGGGTGTGGCTGGCGAGgtcggaggagagaggggtggaggcttGTGTTCGAGAGGGGTCTCCCAGTGGACAGACGTAGTGGCGAGCTCCACCTGGGCTTCTGCTGACTCCACCCCTGTAATCCTCCAGCCCGCCCAGGCTACCGAATCCGGGTGAAGAGGTTCAGAACCGACACAGACTcctggggaggaaggagagagcagacatGGGGTTAGGGGGATTGGTGGGGAACAAACACTAGACAGTTCTGTACAACACTAGACGGTTAGGGAGCATCAGTTATCCAAAAGGCCGTAGTCATGGATACCTTGGTCGACCTCATCTTGCTGAAGACGTTCCAGAACCGCAACGTCTCGTCGCCCGCCCCCGTCACTATGGCCTCTCCGTCAGGGGAcatggcctacacacacacacacacacacacacacacacacacacacacacacacacacacacacattagaaccTTTTCTAATCAGCTTGCAACAAGCACCTCATCGTGCATGATCATtttctacacgcacacacacacccaccaggtAGAGCACTCTGTAGGAGTGTCCGGTCAGCTTGGCcacctgggtgagggaggggtacTTCCACACCAGGATCTGGTTCTGGGAGTAACCGTGGGTGCTCAcctggggggacagagggggttaGGTACAGCGCTACTAAGGTCTGTGTCATCACTGTCAAACTGCAGTACGAGACGGGCTGGGTTCACGCAAAAGTTCAATCAATGGTCATCGTTATTCGTGTTTTATTATacatcctcctcccactcctcctcccctcccctctcctctcaccagcTCGTTGGTGTGCTTGGACCAGGCCAGGTTGCAGACCTGGGAGCCCGTGTCGGTGCTCTGCAGGGGCTGGCCCGTCAGGGTGTTCCAGAAGCGGATGCAGCGGTCGGCCGTGCCCCCGCCGGACGCCAGCAGGCCGTGCTGGTGAGGAGACCAGGCGATGGCCTTCACCGCCGCCAGGTGCTCCGTGTACTGCTGCACCGGGAGGACACTGGAGTGGTTCCACACCaggagctggggggaggagggaggagggaggggggggaggagaagagaacagaGGTCATGACACTTtaagagagagaatagaaacACAAGTGGTGGTTGAATAACTGTGTTCataagagtgtgtgcatgtacacgtttgtgtgtgttcaaatgtgtgtttctgagtgtgtgtgtgtgtgtgagtaccttgTTGTCGTTGCCCCCGGACGCCAGGAGCTGGTGGTCGGTGCTCCACTTGAGGCcgcacacttcctgtctgtgtccttgGAGACGGCGTTCCGACTGGAGGGGCGGGGCCCGGATGTCCCTCTGCAGGATCACTCTGTCACGGCTGCCCGACGACAGCTGGTCAGCGTTCCACGCCAACGCCCCtggagacgggaggaggggagttAAAGAGGACGACATGGTCCTTCTGGACAGTGCACAGAACCACAAGCTGGGGCTTCATTACAACACATTGGTcattatacccccccccccccccccatcaccccctcccccagactcccccccttccctctcccagactcctcccctcccccagactccTCCCCCAGACTCACCCACTCTGGCTGTGTGTCCCTCCAGTACGGAGAGCTTCTTCCCTGCAGCAGCATCCCAGATCTGAACGAAACCCTTGTGAGTTCCCACGGCAACCAGGTTCCCCTGTAACACAGCGCGGGTGagcatgatcacacacacacacacacacgcggcagAGCTGACATTTCCAAGATGATGACACTCACCCTCTCTGACCAGCCAACTGATGTCACAGAGTCCCCCTCTACTGAGAGATCACACAGACGAGtcacctggggggagagagacagagagagagagagatagagagagacagagagagagggggagagacagagagagatagagagagacagagagggggagcgagaggaAAAGGGCATGGacaaaggaggaggaaaaaacAATCTCAATGTGATCAAAGCCAGATAAACTCCAAGCAccctctctccgcccccccccccccccccacgcccccctcccccccctcacctggctgGTGCATGCGCTCCACAGGTAGACACAGGTGCCCAGGCCCACGCTGAGCACATTCAGGGAGGACCAGTCCACCAGGTTCAGGTAGAAGTCGTCCTGCAGCTCCGGGGCGTCCAGCACCTTGAACGGGATCTTGGAGATCTTACGGGTCGGCTTCCGTGGCGACCGCAGTAGCTTctggctgtgaggggggggggggggaattagcgagacagagagaggggagagtgtgtgtgtctatggtgtgtgtgtgagtgtaaatgtgtgtctgtggcgtgtgtgcgtgtgtgtgtgtgagtgctcacCTGTTACtgctgacaggagagagggagtatggTGACACTGTGTTACCATCCTCAGGGAGAGAGCGCTTCGCACTGACagaatactgcacacacacacagagagataaagaaatgtCACCCAAAAAATCCAATACACAGTGAGCCTGTATAAGAACAGCCTGTTTAACAGCAAGATGTATAACAGCAGGGTGTATAACAGCAGGGTGTATAACAGCAGGGTGTATAACAGCAGGGTGCGTACGCTGAACAGGCTCCTCTTcgcgggggtggagggctgcaggCGGCGATCCTCAGACTGGGGGTCCTGGACCTTCTCTATACCCGCTCCCAGCAGCTCGTTCTTCAGCAGGGCCGAGTAGGCCAGCCCATCAGCtaccaggaggaagaggaggaggttagagaggagggaggacagagagaggggagagacacctTCAGTTCAAACGACagaacaggcagagagagacagacgggcagacagacacagaacagagagagacagacaggcagacagaacagagagagacagacaggcagacagacacagacaggcaaacagacagacagacacagaacagagagagacagacagggcagcCTGCCTGCTCACCTTTACTGCTGTCTGTAGTTCCATCCTTGGTCTTCCTGTTCTGGTTGTGAGACTTCTCGTTCTCCTGAGATGCAGACACATCAACGCAGTGATCAGAGACtgttataacacacacacacataggcaggaaggcagacacacacacaggtaggtagacaggtaggtaggtatgtagacacacacaggtaggtaGACTGGGACTCACGTTGATGCGGTGGAAGTTGACGCTCCAGTTGGCCCCGGCGCGGGAGGGGATGAAGCGGTCGCCATGTTTGCTGGGAGACGACAGCGGCGAGTTGGTGGGTGTCAGGGCCCGCACTGCCTCGATGGCCTTCTAcacggtggaggggggagggagggaggggttagctTGGATGTTTCCACAGAGATAAGAGCATGACGGGGTGTAACTGCTAAGGTAAACAAGAGGAGCCTAATAGGTCGGGCTGACATTGTTGGATCACGTGTCTCACGGGTCGAGACACTCCCTCCCCAAACAGCAGTTCAAACAGCATCCCTCCCCCAGGAGTAATCACACCACTGCCAAGCTAATCTGGTCCAGCAcgcacacatccaaacacaacTCTCAACGGTcccacacaaaacaggaacaagTGGTGTATCCACGCCAGGAGAAAGACTCACTGGGAGTGTGTAGATACAGCatcagtttacatttagtcatttagcagacgctcttatccagagagacttagagtaagtacagggacattctcccgaggggggtagggtgaagtgccttgcccaaggacacaacgtcatttaggcATGGCGGGGAATCAAAcctgcaaccttttgattaccagcccgattccctaaccagcCACCTGACTCGAGTTTAGTTACTGTGGTActttgggggagagaggtggacagacagtctcagagagagagagagagagagagagagagagagggagagacagacagacagaggagagacaggaccaGTCTACTTACTATGGGACTGGCGTTCTCGTTCTGAATGTTGATCTGCCTTAGCAGCCGACACTCGTAATCCTGGTCCATGTCTGGGGAGACGGACCGAGACAAAACATGGATTCATTTGGTAAACGCTTATATCTATAGTGAAGTGAAGAAAGTTCATGTAAGGCTGATAAGTGCAGCAGATAAGCAAAGAATCAAAGTGCCTATTCCTACAGTATTATAAAGTTCAGTGCCGGGTAAGTCTGTTTTTATAGGAAAAAATGTAAAATCCATTAAATTCAATTCAATAAATCATGTATATTTCGTTACATCCCAAAAGGTGAATTCCTCAAAATTCCTCATCCTTGAAATTACGGTTTATCTCCTCCTCCGCATGAATCGCTAATATCTATGATGTCTGAAGTGTTTTTTAAATTGATTTTGACACTGTCAGACGAAGTTCTGATTGAGACAGCTAGATATCTAGTTTTACATTTATCAGAGATTGAGCTAGTTAGGCTACGGTAAGCTCAAATAATTAGACTAAGTGGATTGATGCGGTCAACATTAGTCTCTGAACACAAACACTACCACTGTTTAGTTACTAAAGCAACTTGCTGGAACATACAGATATTTGGATAGTTAATTTAGCTAGCAAATAGCAAATTAGTATGAACCTGACTGATACAAAGTCAAATGTAGCTTGTTGCTAGCTAACGAGCCTAGATCGCGTCAAGTTCAGACAATTGTCTGGAGAGAACTAATTAACGTATACAGTTATGGTTTTCTACCTAGCGAACAGAAGTCAGCGGTTATCAATGGCGCCGTACGACACTACTGTAGCAATCTAATTTCAACGTACATACTTTCTTACAATAGTAGGCTACAAATTGTTTCGTTTGCCAGGCTAACTTAACGTTCGGTGGAACCCTCCCGTTCCAGCAACTAGACCGAGCCCTGTCATTTCATTCACCAGTAAAAGCTACAGTACTAGCCTTCTGAGCGCTAGCGGCTATCTTATTATAACGAGCTAGCATTCGCTAGCTAGCATTAGCTAGGTTACATTGTGTATGCAAAACACATACGATTTGTTTAGCACATCACGATTATGCATCGTAACCTACCGTGCAGAGCTAAATCCCCTCCGATATGTGCAGTCAGATGATTATGAAGGTTGGTTGAAATTTCTGTCAGGAAATATGTTTCTTTATTCTCCAGTCGAGCCGAGGTTTGGATGTTTTCATCCGACGCTCGACTAGAGCGAATCGCAAAGCAACATGGGAACGTGAAGGTGACGTCACATTTTTTGAATCATACATTTTGCGTTGTCAGGGGAACGTTGAGTAACTGCGAATGCGATTCTTCTTCCTTTGTAATTTATTGGCAGACCGCTCTTCATACTATCTAATCAAACTCAATCAAATGAACTATCATTTAAAGAATTCTTCACAAAATGTATTTGAGGTTTACGTCCATAGAGAATATTTGACGTCAAATGAGTGTGTCTGAGATACGGATATCATACTCGGTACCTCGGATGACTGTTATGATCTACACAAGATTCTCCCAGACCATTGAAAAAGTCTCTGGATTAACAATGTAGCCTATTTCTCCAAACTGAATTAGCAGTCCCATTGTCTTAATAAATACTAACACAATACctttgggtcacaatgacctggGGTCCAATTTACTCAATCTCACAGGGACTGGCACATCCTTATCAGTATTATCTCGAGTCAATACTGACCGAAAACAAATGAGAGTTGACTATTAAACTATCAAATGAGTCAATAATTTAACagggtgtgtgttacagagaagTATACAGAAGGAGCAGCAGTAATCAATGTCATTAACActgacatttgcaatgtaaaacATGCTTtcactctaactctctctctcacacacacacacacccatagagTTCAAGTATGACTGAGTTTCAAACATTAAGATCACCTTTAATAACAATGTTCTCCAGCCTTGACTTTCATCTCTTTATTTTATTGGAAATCAAAAGTAAAAATTGGACAGGATTCACAGACTGATAACATTGCATGACAGTGAAATGTACGTATTCCTACTTGAAGTAAGAAgtttattcaaatgaaacacACTTGATGTGCCAATATCATActataatacaaaaataaaactcAAAGAGAAACATTCAAAGTATAAGCGTTGTTTAACTAATATTCCGCTGAAGAAAACATTCTGAAGACCCAAAATCAAAGTCATCCTTTGTTACAGTGTTGTAGAACACAGTGTTACAGGACTGAGAGAAGGATAGGCTCAAATGAAAGACATAGAGAAAAGGATGTTATTGCTGCTTTCAATATCAATTCTGCTCTCAATTCGTCTCTCATTAAAAATCAAAGTGCTACATGGCATAACTATAGTTCAAATATCACCCTCATCATTTGATAGGTAGTAATGAGTGCATTTGTTGACCATGTCATTTGGCCATTTGTACATACTTAATTTATGATAAATGAGTTGCTACTAACAAACCACTATCAAGTGCCACAATTATACTATAGTTACTATATCAACAACATGGTCTGGGGATTGCGCTAATTTAAAGAACCGCTGACAAGTTGTTCAAACTAAATAAGAGTTGTTAAATGGTTTTTTAGGGACAACTTGATTCAGAAAAAGTGTCTAAACAAAACATTTACAGGAAATGAGATTCAAGAGTGGAAGTGGTATTGCCTAAAAAAGTGTTGGCTTACAAGCCTCTTCTCTAAGTAGGCACTGACCTCAGCTATCACATCCCAATCACCGGCTCACAGTCCAAACAGCTTACAACAGACACCAGAAcctcacacaaaacaaaaaaaggatcAGATCTGTTTGAAAGATGGATCAAGTATAAGGATAAATGTTATTACTGTGGCAAAACAACCTTCAGCTCCCCAGCCCTTTGAACGATGACACTTAGTTAACATAGTTGTCACATTGTCCAGAATACAGCATGTCTGAGTGGAGACTAATATAAAACAACATGTTTTcagttataggttcttatttacAGTACATAACCCAGATAAACCCAGGTATGAAATGACAGGAGAGGGTTGAGAGAAAGTATAGGgtagagatcgagagagagcgagaaagagaaagagagagggagagggaatttGTAGTATACCCTAACAACAAACTACTGACCACAACtcaaacaataacaatacaacagaCACATCTTGACATGCTGACAGTTGAGAGCTACAGAACCATATAGAGGTCGGTAGGCAGGTAGGCTGACACGGAGCCTACGAGATGCTTACTGTAGCAGGACATGGCTGTGTGGGGaaaaggaagtgagggagaggaagtcCGAGGAAGGAGGTTGGTGAGATGAGTGAGCAGCTTGACCATGGGTTGTTTGAGGGAAGCGAGGAAAAGTGAGGCTTTCAGGACAAGTGTTGATCAGGTTGATCCGGACGATTGCATATGGGTGAAGCTGGTGGAAAAAGCTGCCCAGAGTAATGAGACTGGGACCGGGCCGgctggcaggtggaggaggggcggtAAGggactgggggtgaggggggatccGGGTAGGCTGCGGTGAAGGAGCTAGCTGGCTGACCTACATCTTTAAGTGTCTTTAGGCATGAGCTGTTGACGACTGCTGACCTGGAAGCGAGTCTCGTCCGATATCCCATACTGCTCCAGGGGATCCtgcaaggggagaggagaaaagaagagcAAAGCTGGTTGGCTGGAGATGGGAGGACTCTTAAGTTTGAGTGAAACAGGACAGACAGCTCATGGAGAGGAAACCAAACGATCTGGTTCCATAGGGTGTCACGTGGTCGCTGTGACGGTGTGGGTGCTGGGGGgtcagagagaacagggggaagGGGCGTCACCTTGCCGGTCAGACGGTGGATTTCTGTGCGGTAGAAGATCAGGTTCTTCCTCATGAACTCGTAACTGGAAGCATTGAGAAAACagacatcatttacatttagcagacgctcttatccagaacgacttacagtaagtaaagggacattcccccgaggcaagtagggtgaagtgccttgcccaaggacacaggtcatttggcacggccgggaatcgaactggcaaccttctgattaatagcccgattccctaaccgctcagccacctgactcacatcAGAGCTTTTAAACACACAAAAAGGACATTTCATTCCCACTAGGTGACATTTTCTACTTGTAATTTCAGAGCAGCAGTTTGTGGCCTTACCTGGCCTGGATGATGGAGTCTGTCCACTCCTGACACTGTTCCTGGGAGTCACACTCAAACAGgtacttcctctctgcctcgtcTAGGAAGACTGGGAAAAGAAAGGTTCCACGTATTTACAACATTAAAAAGTGCTGTATTCAAGAAGGAATTAGAGGGGATACTGTTCAATTCACCAGTACTCACTGTGCTAGCCTCAACCCCTTGAATCACTGCTCGCTCTACAGCTTAAGCTGTACTTGTGTGACATAAACCCTAAACAAACAACATGCTTCTATCAAGTAACATATAAACTAGTCGAGTCTTGAGATGTCCTACTGCTGCTCTGCGCACAAGTTGAATGCTTCCTCATTCCTACGTTTACTTTACGTCAGCAGAATGTGATACAGGATAACTGCCGTTTCAGGCACTTATTACAGAAATGCACCGTCATACTTTGAGTTTGGAATAATTGGAAAAACTGCTTCTTtcacagctcagtgacagaacGGGAGACATATTATCACAGGCTCACCAATAGAAAAGGTTTGACTGTCCTCTCTTTCCACACGACACTGTTCCAGCAGCAGGGCTCCCACAGGCTGTCAAGGACATAAAGACCACAGTCTTGTTTCCACCTCAGTGACTAGAGATCCACAGCATGCTGGGAAGCTGACAGCGGCAGGACAATCGGCCCTTCTTACCTCTTCCTCATCGGTACGGAAGTAGAAGAGAAAATTGACCACGAGCTTCACCAGTCTTCTCTTTACAACTATAAATTCACAGATAACGTGAAGAAGACGTATGGCACATACAACATACCTTTCATAGGAGAAAATACATCCTGAGATAATTTGACGTTTGACACAGTGACCGTGCAACAACGTTGACCCGAAGCACAATAACAAATGTGGATATCCACAACATTTAATATTACTATAAGAGCGCCAGTGAGACTGCTACAAATAGACTACTACCGATGCAG encodes the following:
- the LOC136958693 gene encoding fizzy-related protein homolog — encoded protein: MDQDYECRLLRQINIQNENASPIKAIEAVRALTPTNSPLSSPSKHGDRFIPSRAGANWSVNFHRINENEKSHNQNRKTKDGTTDSSKADGLAYSALLKNELLGAGIEKVQDPQSEDRRLQPSTPAKRSLFSYSVSAKRSLPEDGNTVSPYSLSPVSSNSQKLLRSPRKPTRKISKIPFKVLDAPELQDDFYLNLVDWSSLNVLSVGLGTCVYLWSACTSQVTRLCDLSVEGDSVTSVGWSERGNLVAVGTHKGFVQIWDAAAGKKLSVLEGHTARVGALAWNADQLSSGSRDRVILQRDIRAPPLQSERRLQGHRQEVCGLKWSTDHQLLASGGNDNKLLVWNHSSVLPVQQYTEHLAAVKAIAWSPHQHGLLASGGGTADRCIRFWNTLTGQPLQSTDTGSQVCNLAWSKHTNELVSTHGYSQNQILVWKYPSLTQVAKLTGHSYRVLYLAMSPDGEAIVTGAGDETLRFWNVFSKMRSTKESVSVLNLFTRIR
- the plekhj1 gene encoding pleckstrin homology domain-containing family J member 1, producing the protein MRYNEKELVSLSRQPSERAAELGMRGPKKGDVVKRRLVKLVVNFLFYFRTDEEEPVGALLLEQCRVEREDSQTFSIVFLDEAERKYLFECDSQEQCQEWTDSIIQASYEFMRKNLIFYRTEIHRLTGKDPLEQYGISDETRFQVSSRQQLMPKDT